The following are encoded in a window of Ricinus communis isolate WT05 ecotype wild-type chromosome 4, ASM1957865v1, whole genome shotgun sequence genomic DNA:
- the LOC8266324 gene encoding protein ROOT INITIATION DEFECTIVE 3 isoform X1, translating into MGRGREALVGCSDRSMGTGISIWDVETGDRLMHIPTCASAPHGLLCLKDQFLVASQVNKHGSVGGGAIFTWPLNKPQSPLRSYPLEAIGPIACTTDGVYLAGGSPSGNAYIWEVTSGRLLKTWGAHHSSLKCMVFSNDDSLLISGSDDGIICMWSMISLLDMENSGSSSSLLHYSSEHKSSISGLLTTSGNSNSTFISSSLDATCKAWDLVSGEPIQSQEYPLAITAIILHPVDQFLFAGCIDGRIFVSMLNVGLVDDPLVIAEDPLVVLEGHKGSITALTFSTLGLISASEDCTICLWDAVSWVAIQRFNYHKGAVTNVVVIQHSLLLPSSSHQRVPNRLCVSPLDKCQPPNSSMGTTTLRRTCFSLDDNYNSLNVGTISLERQIFEMEVFLICFGEHPILIPLLVCHQEEHTPAALQMKAETSIVQRMWATRMTKHVMEMNKHLQSRLLDLMQIRLLWNTEDNESNRRKKKKLKIETPLEEEKLLQSQN; encoded by the exons ATGGGCAGGGGAAGAGAGGCATTAGTGGGATGCAGTGATAGGAGTATGGGGACAGGAATATCAATTTGGGACGTCGAAACTGGAGATCGGCTTATGCATATTCCAACATGTGCTTCTGCTCCTCATGGTTTATTGTGCCTGAAAGACCAATTCCTTGTAGCTTCTCAGGTTAATAAGCATGGATCTGTAGGTGGCGGGGCTATCTTCACCTGGCCCTTGAACAAG CCTCAATCACCACTTCGGAGCTACCCACTTGAAGCTATTGGGCCGATTGCTTGCACCACGGATGGAGTGTATCTTGCAGGTGGTTCTCCTTCTGGAAATGCTTATATTTGGGAG GTTACTAGTGGAAGATTACTCAAAACCTGGGGTGCCCATCATTCATCTTTGAAGTGCATGGTATTTTCTAATGATGACTCTCTCCTTATTTCTGGTTCAGATGATGGCATTATCTGTATGTGGTCTATGATTAG TTTGCTAGATATGGAGAATTCGGGAAGCTCTTCTTCATTGTTGCACTATTCATCAGAGCATAAGTCCTCCATAAGTGGTCTGTTAACAACATCCGGCAATTCAAACTCAACTTTTATCTCAAGCTCCCTTGATGCTACGTGCAAG GCTTGGGACCTGGTCTCTGGTGAGCCTATTCAAAGTCAGGAATATCCACTGGCAATTACTGCAATCATCCTTCATCCAGTGGATCAATTCCTGTTTGCTGGATGTATAGATGGAAgaatatttgttagtatgctTAACGTTGGACTAGTGGATGATCCTTTGGTTATTGCTGAAGATCCACTTGTTGTGCTTGAAGGACACAA AGGATCTATAACAGCATTGACCTTCAGTACATTAGGTCTGATATCAGCATCTGAGGATTGTACGATCTGCCTCTGGGATGCTGTTAGTTGGGTTGCTATACAAAGGTTTAACTATCACAAAG GGGCAGTAACTAATGTTGTAGTGATTCAGCACTCTTTGCTGCTTCCTTCATCAAGCCATCAGAGAGTTCCCAATCGTCTCTGTGTTTCTCCACTGGACAAATGCCAGCCACCCAACTCATCCATGGGAACCACCACTCTCCGTCGCACATGTTTTTCCCTCGATGACAATTACAATTCTCTGAATGTCGGAACCATTTCCTTGGAGCGACAAATATTTGAGATGGAGGTCTTTCTT ATATGTTTTGGGGAACATCCAATTCTTATTCCTCTGTTGGTATGTCACCAGGAAGAACATACACCTGCAGCTTTGCAGATGAAGGCAGAAACAAGCATAGTCCAGCGGATGTGGGCTACAAGAATGACAAAGCATGTTATGGAAATGAACAAGCATTTGCAATCCCGTTTGCTAGATTTGATGCAGATCCGGTTGCTATGGAACACTGAAGATAATGAGAGCaacagaagaaagaagaagaagctcaAAATTGAAACTCCACTCGAGGAAGAGAAGCTACTGCAGtcccaaaattaa
- the LOC8266324 gene encoding protein ROOT INITIATION DEFECTIVE 3 isoform X2, translated as MGRGREALVGCSDRSMGTGISIWDVETGDRLMHIPTCASAPHGLLCLKDQFLVASQVNKHGSVGGGAIFTWPLNKPQSPLRSYPLEAIGPIACTTDGVYLAGGSPSGNAYIWEVTSGRLLKTWGAHHSSLKCMVFSNDDSLLISGSDDGIICMWSMISLLDMENSGSSSSLLHYSSEHKSSISGLLTTSGNSNSTFISSSLDATCKAWDLVSGEPIQSQEYPLAITAIILHPVDQFLFAGCIDGRIFVSMLNVGLVDDPLVIAEDPLVVLEGHKGSITALTFSTLGLISASEDCTICLWDAVSWVAIQRFNYHKGAVTNVVVIQHSLLLPSSSHQRVPNRLCVSPLDKCQPPNSSMGTTTLRRTCFSLDDNYNSLNVGTISLERQIFEMEICFGEHPILIPLLVCHQEEHTPAALQMKAETSIVQRMWATRMTKHVMEMNKHLQSRLLDLMQIRLLWNTEDNESNRRKKKKLKIETPLEEEKLLQSQN; from the exons ATGGGCAGGGGAAGAGAGGCATTAGTGGGATGCAGTGATAGGAGTATGGGGACAGGAATATCAATTTGGGACGTCGAAACTGGAGATCGGCTTATGCATATTCCAACATGTGCTTCTGCTCCTCATGGTTTATTGTGCCTGAAAGACCAATTCCTTGTAGCTTCTCAGGTTAATAAGCATGGATCTGTAGGTGGCGGGGCTATCTTCACCTGGCCCTTGAACAAG CCTCAATCACCACTTCGGAGCTACCCACTTGAAGCTATTGGGCCGATTGCTTGCACCACGGATGGAGTGTATCTTGCAGGTGGTTCTCCTTCTGGAAATGCTTATATTTGGGAG GTTACTAGTGGAAGATTACTCAAAACCTGGGGTGCCCATCATTCATCTTTGAAGTGCATGGTATTTTCTAATGATGACTCTCTCCTTATTTCTGGTTCAGATGATGGCATTATCTGTATGTGGTCTATGATTAG TTTGCTAGATATGGAGAATTCGGGAAGCTCTTCTTCATTGTTGCACTATTCATCAGAGCATAAGTCCTCCATAAGTGGTCTGTTAACAACATCCGGCAATTCAAACTCAACTTTTATCTCAAGCTCCCTTGATGCTACGTGCAAG GCTTGGGACCTGGTCTCTGGTGAGCCTATTCAAAGTCAGGAATATCCACTGGCAATTACTGCAATCATCCTTCATCCAGTGGATCAATTCCTGTTTGCTGGATGTATAGATGGAAgaatatttgttagtatgctTAACGTTGGACTAGTGGATGATCCTTTGGTTATTGCTGAAGATCCACTTGTTGTGCTTGAAGGACACAA AGGATCTATAACAGCATTGACCTTCAGTACATTAGGTCTGATATCAGCATCTGAGGATTGTACGATCTGCCTCTGGGATGCTGTTAGTTGGGTTGCTATACAAAGGTTTAACTATCACAAAG GGGCAGTAACTAATGTTGTAGTGATTCAGCACTCTTTGCTGCTTCCTTCATCAAGCCATCAGAGAGTTCCCAATCGTCTCTGTGTTTCTCCACTGGACAAATGCCAGCCACCCAACTCATCCATGGGAACCACCACTCTCCGTCGCACATGTTTTTCCCTCGATGACAATTACAATTCTCTGAATGTCGGAACCATTTCCTTGGAGCGACAAATATTTGAGATGGAG ATATGTTTTGGGGAACATCCAATTCTTATTCCTCTGTTGGTATGTCACCAGGAAGAACATACACCTGCAGCTTTGCAGATGAAGGCAGAAACAAGCATAGTCCAGCGGATGTGGGCTACAAGAATGACAAAGCATGTTATGGAAATGAACAAGCATTTGCAATCCCGTTTGCTAGATTTGATGCAGATCCGGTTGCTATGGAACACTGAAGATAATGAGAGCaacagaagaaagaagaagaagctcaAAATTGAAACTCCACTCGAGGAAGAGAAGCTACTGCAGtcccaaaattaa
- the LOC8266324 gene encoding protein ROOT INITIATION DEFECTIVE 3 isoform X3 — translation MGRGREALVGCSDRSMGTGISIWDVETGDRLMHIPTCASAPHGLLCLKDQFLVASQVNKHGSVGGGAIFTWPLNKPQSPLRSYPLEAIGPIACTTDGVYLAGGSPSGNAYIWEVTSGRLLKTWGAHHSSLKCMVFSNDDSLLISGSDDGIICMWSMISLLDMENSGSSSSLLHYSSEHKSSISGLLTTSGNSNSTFISSSLDATCKAWDLVSGEPIQSQEYPLAITAIILHPVDQFLFAGCIDGRIFVSMLNVGLVDDPLVIAEDPLVVLEGHKGSITALTFSTLGLISASEDCTICLWDAVSWVAIQRFNYHKGAVTNVVVIQHSLLLPSSSHQRVPNRLCVSPLDKCQPPNSSMGTTTLRRTCFSLDDNYNSLNVGTISLERQIFEMEVFLEEHTPAALQMKAETSIVQRMWATRMTKHVMEMNKHLQSRLLDLMQIRLLWNTEDNESNRRKKKKLKIETPLEEEKLLQSQN, via the exons ATGGGCAGGGGAAGAGAGGCATTAGTGGGATGCAGTGATAGGAGTATGGGGACAGGAATATCAATTTGGGACGTCGAAACTGGAGATCGGCTTATGCATATTCCAACATGTGCTTCTGCTCCTCATGGTTTATTGTGCCTGAAAGACCAATTCCTTGTAGCTTCTCAGGTTAATAAGCATGGATCTGTAGGTGGCGGGGCTATCTTCACCTGGCCCTTGAACAAG CCTCAATCACCACTTCGGAGCTACCCACTTGAAGCTATTGGGCCGATTGCTTGCACCACGGATGGAGTGTATCTTGCAGGTGGTTCTCCTTCTGGAAATGCTTATATTTGGGAG GTTACTAGTGGAAGATTACTCAAAACCTGGGGTGCCCATCATTCATCTTTGAAGTGCATGGTATTTTCTAATGATGACTCTCTCCTTATTTCTGGTTCAGATGATGGCATTATCTGTATGTGGTCTATGATTAG TTTGCTAGATATGGAGAATTCGGGAAGCTCTTCTTCATTGTTGCACTATTCATCAGAGCATAAGTCCTCCATAAGTGGTCTGTTAACAACATCCGGCAATTCAAACTCAACTTTTATCTCAAGCTCCCTTGATGCTACGTGCAAG GCTTGGGACCTGGTCTCTGGTGAGCCTATTCAAAGTCAGGAATATCCACTGGCAATTACTGCAATCATCCTTCATCCAGTGGATCAATTCCTGTTTGCTGGATGTATAGATGGAAgaatatttgttagtatgctTAACGTTGGACTAGTGGATGATCCTTTGGTTATTGCTGAAGATCCACTTGTTGTGCTTGAAGGACACAA AGGATCTATAACAGCATTGACCTTCAGTACATTAGGTCTGATATCAGCATCTGAGGATTGTACGATCTGCCTCTGGGATGCTGTTAGTTGGGTTGCTATACAAAGGTTTAACTATCACAAAG GGGCAGTAACTAATGTTGTAGTGATTCAGCACTCTTTGCTGCTTCCTTCATCAAGCCATCAGAGAGTTCCCAATCGTCTCTGTGTTTCTCCACTGGACAAATGCCAGCCACCCAACTCATCCATGGGAACCACCACTCTCCGTCGCACATGTTTTTCCCTCGATGACAATTACAATTCTCTGAATGTCGGAACCATTTCCTTGGAGCGACAAATATTTGAGATGGAGGTCTTTCTT GAAGAACATACACCTGCAGCTTTGCAGATGAAGGCAGAAACAAGCATAGTCCAGCGGATGTGGGCTACAAGAATGACAAAGCATGTTATGGAAATGAACAAGCATTTGCAATCCCGTTTGCTAGATTTGATGCAGATCCGGTTGCTATGGAACACTGAAGATAATGAGAGCaacagaagaaagaagaagaagctcaAAATTGAAACTCCACTCGAGGAAGAGAAGCTACTGCAGtcccaaaattaa
- the LOC8266324 gene encoding protein ROOT INITIATION DEFECTIVE 3 isoform X4 — translation MGRGREALVGCSDRSMGTGISIWDVETGDRLMHIPTCASAPHGLLCLKDQFLVASQVNKHGSVGGGAIFTWPLNKPQSPLRSYPLEAIGPIACTTDGVYLAGGSPSGNAYIWEVTSGRLLKTWGAHHSSLKCMVFSNDDSLLISGSDDGIICMWSMISLLDMENSGSSSSLLHYSSEHKSSISGLLTTSGNSNSTFISSSLDATCKAWDLVSGEPIQSQEYPLAITAIILHPVDQFLFAGCIDGRIFVSMLNVGLVDDPLVIAEDPLVVLEGHKGSITALTFSTLGLISASEDCTICLWDAVSWVAIQRFNYHKGAVTNVVVIQHSLLLPSSSHQRVPNRLCVSPLDKCQPPNSSMGTTTLRRTCFSLDDNYNSLNVGTISLERQIFEMEEEHTPAALQMKAETSIVQRMWATRMTKHVMEMNKHLQSRLLDLMQIRLLWNTEDNESNRRKKKKLKIETPLEEEKLLQSQN, via the exons ATGGGCAGGGGAAGAGAGGCATTAGTGGGATGCAGTGATAGGAGTATGGGGACAGGAATATCAATTTGGGACGTCGAAACTGGAGATCGGCTTATGCATATTCCAACATGTGCTTCTGCTCCTCATGGTTTATTGTGCCTGAAAGACCAATTCCTTGTAGCTTCTCAGGTTAATAAGCATGGATCTGTAGGTGGCGGGGCTATCTTCACCTGGCCCTTGAACAAG CCTCAATCACCACTTCGGAGCTACCCACTTGAAGCTATTGGGCCGATTGCTTGCACCACGGATGGAGTGTATCTTGCAGGTGGTTCTCCTTCTGGAAATGCTTATATTTGGGAG GTTACTAGTGGAAGATTACTCAAAACCTGGGGTGCCCATCATTCATCTTTGAAGTGCATGGTATTTTCTAATGATGACTCTCTCCTTATTTCTGGTTCAGATGATGGCATTATCTGTATGTGGTCTATGATTAG TTTGCTAGATATGGAGAATTCGGGAAGCTCTTCTTCATTGTTGCACTATTCATCAGAGCATAAGTCCTCCATAAGTGGTCTGTTAACAACATCCGGCAATTCAAACTCAACTTTTATCTCAAGCTCCCTTGATGCTACGTGCAAG GCTTGGGACCTGGTCTCTGGTGAGCCTATTCAAAGTCAGGAATATCCACTGGCAATTACTGCAATCATCCTTCATCCAGTGGATCAATTCCTGTTTGCTGGATGTATAGATGGAAgaatatttgttagtatgctTAACGTTGGACTAGTGGATGATCCTTTGGTTATTGCTGAAGATCCACTTGTTGTGCTTGAAGGACACAA AGGATCTATAACAGCATTGACCTTCAGTACATTAGGTCTGATATCAGCATCTGAGGATTGTACGATCTGCCTCTGGGATGCTGTTAGTTGGGTTGCTATACAAAGGTTTAACTATCACAAAG GGGCAGTAACTAATGTTGTAGTGATTCAGCACTCTTTGCTGCTTCCTTCATCAAGCCATCAGAGAGTTCCCAATCGTCTCTGTGTTTCTCCACTGGACAAATGCCAGCCACCCAACTCATCCATGGGAACCACCACTCTCCGTCGCACATGTTTTTCCCTCGATGACAATTACAATTCTCTGAATGTCGGAACCATTTCCTTGGAGCGACAAATATTTGAGATGGAG GAAGAACATACACCTGCAGCTTTGCAGATGAAGGCAGAAACAAGCATAGTCCAGCGGATGTGGGCTACAAGAATGACAAAGCATGTTATGGAAATGAACAAGCATTTGCAATCCCGTTTGCTAGATTTGATGCAGATCCGGTTGCTATGGAACACTGAAGATAATGAGAGCaacagaagaaagaagaagaagctcaAAATTGAAACTCCACTCGAGGAAGAGAAGCTACTGCAGtcccaaaattaa
- the LOC8266324 gene encoding protein ROOT INITIATION DEFECTIVE 3 isoform X6, translating to MFNFQPQSPLRSYPLEAIGPIACTTDGVYLAGGSPSGNAYIWEVTSGRLLKTWGAHHSSLKCMVFSNDDSLLISGSDDGIICMWSMISLLDMENSGSSSSLLHYSSEHKSSISGLLTTSGNSNSTFISSSLDATCKAWDLVSGEPIQSQEYPLAITAIILHPVDQFLFAGCIDGRIFVSMLNVGLVDDPLVIAEDPLVVLEGHKGSITALTFSTLGLISASEDCTICLWDAVSWVAIQRFNYHKGAVTNVVVIQHSLLLPSSSHQRVPNRLCVSPLDKCQPPNSSMGTTTLRRTCFSLDDNYNSLNVGTISLERQIFEMEVFLICFGEHPILIPLLVCHQEEHTPAALQMKAETSIVQRMWATRMTKHVMEMNKHLQSRLLDLMQIRLLWNTEDNESNRRKKKKLKIETPLEEEKLLQSQN from the exons ATGTTCAATTTTCAGCCTCAATCACCACTTCGGAGCTACCCACTTGAAGCTATTGGGCCGATTGCTTGCACCACGGATGGAGTGTATCTTGCAGGTGGTTCTCCTTCTGGAAATGCTTATATTTGGGAG GTTACTAGTGGAAGATTACTCAAAACCTGGGGTGCCCATCATTCATCTTTGAAGTGCATGGTATTTTCTAATGATGACTCTCTCCTTATTTCTGGTTCAGATGATGGCATTATCTGTATGTGGTCTATGATTAG TTTGCTAGATATGGAGAATTCGGGAAGCTCTTCTTCATTGTTGCACTATTCATCAGAGCATAAGTCCTCCATAAGTGGTCTGTTAACAACATCCGGCAATTCAAACTCAACTTTTATCTCAAGCTCCCTTGATGCTACGTGCAAG GCTTGGGACCTGGTCTCTGGTGAGCCTATTCAAAGTCAGGAATATCCACTGGCAATTACTGCAATCATCCTTCATCCAGTGGATCAATTCCTGTTTGCTGGATGTATAGATGGAAgaatatttgttagtatgctTAACGTTGGACTAGTGGATGATCCTTTGGTTATTGCTGAAGATCCACTTGTTGTGCTTGAAGGACACAA AGGATCTATAACAGCATTGACCTTCAGTACATTAGGTCTGATATCAGCATCTGAGGATTGTACGATCTGCCTCTGGGATGCTGTTAGTTGGGTTGCTATACAAAGGTTTAACTATCACAAAG GGGCAGTAACTAATGTTGTAGTGATTCAGCACTCTTTGCTGCTTCCTTCATCAAGCCATCAGAGAGTTCCCAATCGTCTCTGTGTTTCTCCACTGGACAAATGCCAGCCACCCAACTCATCCATGGGAACCACCACTCTCCGTCGCACATGTTTTTCCCTCGATGACAATTACAATTCTCTGAATGTCGGAACCATTTCCTTGGAGCGACAAATATTTGAGATGGAGGTCTTTCTT ATATGTTTTGGGGAACATCCAATTCTTATTCCTCTGTTGGTATGTCACCAGGAAGAACATACACCTGCAGCTTTGCAGATGAAGGCAGAAACAAGCATAGTCCAGCGGATGTGGGCTACAAGAATGACAAAGCATGTTATGGAAATGAACAAGCATTTGCAATCCCGTTTGCTAGATTTGATGCAGATCCGGTTGCTATGGAACACTGAAGATAATGAGAGCaacagaagaaagaagaagaagctcaAAATTGAAACTCCACTCGAGGAAGAGAAGCTACTGCAGtcccaaaattaa
- the LOC8266324 gene encoding protein ROOT INITIATION DEFECTIVE 3 isoform X5, which translates to MGRGREALVGCSDRSMGTGISIWDVETGDRLMHIPTCASAPHGLLCLKDQFLVASQVNKHGSVGGGAIFTWPLNKPQSPLRSYPLEAIGPIACTTDGVYLAGGSPSGNAYIWEVTSGRLLKTWGAHHSSLKCMVFSNDDSLLISGSDDGIICMWSMISLLDMENSGSSSSLLHYSSEHKSSISGLLTTSGNSNSTFISSSLDATCKAWDLVSGEPIQSQEYPLAITAIILHPVDQFLFAGCIDGRIFVSMLNVGLVDDPLVIAEDPLVVLEGHKGSITALTFSTLGLISASEDCTICLWDAVSWVAIQRFNYHKGAVTNVVVIQHSLLLPSSSHQRVPNRLCVSPLDKCQPPNSSMGTTTLRRTCFSLDDNYNSLNVGTISLERQIFEMEVFLVRLSILVTLENIILTEHDKIHDPCHASLVMCME; encoded by the exons ATGGGCAGGGGAAGAGAGGCATTAGTGGGATGCAGTGATAGGAGTATGGGGACAGGAATATCAATTTGGGACGTCGAAACTGGAGATCGGCTTATGCATATTCCAACATGTGCTTCTGCTCCTCATGGTTTATTGTGCCTGAAAGACCAATTCCTTGTAGCTTCTCAGGTTAATAAGCATGGATCTGTAGGTGGCGGGGCTATCTTCACCTGGCCCTTGAACAAG CCTCAATCACCACTTCGGAGCTACCCACTTGAAGCTATTGGGCCGATTGCTTGCACCACGGATGGAGTGTATCTTGCAGGTGGTTCTCCTTCTGGAAATGCTTATATTTGGGAG GTTACTAGTGGAAGATTACTCAAAACCTGGGGTGCCCATCATTCATCTTTGAAGTGCATGGTATTTTCTAATGATGACTCTCTCCTTATTTCTGGTTCAGATGATGGCATTATCTGTATGTGGTCTATGATTAG TTTGCTAGATATGGAGAATTCGGGAAGCTCTTCTTCATTGTTGCACTATTCATCAGAGCATAAGTCCTCCATAAGTGGTCTGTTAACAACATCCGGCAATTCAAACTCAACTTTTATCTCAAGCTCCCTTGATGCTACGTGCAAG GCTTGGGACCTGGTCTCTGGTGAGCCTATTCAAAGTCAGGAATATCCACTGGCAATTACTGCAATCATCCTTCATCCAGTGGATCAATTCCTGTTTGCTGGATGTATAGATGGAAgaatatttgttagtatgctTAACGTTGGACTAGTGGATGATCCTTTGGTTATTGCTGAAGATCCACTTGTTGTGCTTGAAGGACACAA AGGATCTATAACAGCATTGACCTTCAGTACATTAGGTCTGATATCAGCATCTGAGGATTGTACGATCTGCCTCTGGGATGCTGTTAGTTGGGTTGCTATACAAAGGTTTAACTATCACAAAG GGGCAGTAACTAATGTTGTAGTGATTCAGCACTCTTTGCTGCTTCCTTCATCAAGCCATCAGAGAGTTCCCAATCGTCTCTGTGTTTCTCCACTGGACAAATGCCAGCCACCCAACTCATCCATGGGAACCACCACTCTCCGTCGCACATGTTTTTCCCTCGATGACAATTACAATTCTCTGAATGTCGGAACCATTTCCTTGGAGCGACAAATATTTGAGATGGAGGTCTTTCTTGTACGCTTGTCGATACTTGTTACACTAGAAAACATTATTCTGACAGAACATGATAAGATCCATGATCCATGCCATGCATCCTTAGTTATGTGCATGGAATAA
- the LOC8266323 gene encoding cycloeucalenol cycloisomerase yields the protein MGDDTTSKESGSYTSSLWLAPNESKRWGELFFLCYTPFWLTLCLGIVVPYKLYESFTELEYLLLAMVSAAPSFLIPMIFVGKADRNLNFKDRYWVKASLWIIIFSYVGNYFWTHYFFTVLGASYTFPSWKMNDVPHTTFLLTHVCFLFYHVTSNMTLRRLRHAIADLPDKLRWATEAAWILALAYFIAYLETLAISNFPYYEFVDRSSMYKVGSLFYAIYFIVSFPMFLRIDEKPGDLWDLPRVAVDALGAAMLVTIILDLWRIFLGPIVPLSDTKQCLQPGLPWIHAHANET from the exons ATGGGCG ATGATACTACAAGTAAGGAGTCGGGTTCTTATACTTCGAGTTTATGGTTGGCTCCTAACGAGAGCAAAAGATGGGGcgaacttttctttctctgcTATACTCCTTTCTGGCTTACTCTCTGCTTAGGCATTGTTGTTCCCTACAAGCTTTATGAG AGCTTTACGGAATTGGAGTATCTGCTTCTAGCTATGGTTTCTGCAGCTCCTTCTTTCTTGATTCCAATGATTTTTGTTGGAAAG GCTGATaggaatttgaattttaaagacCGTTACTGGGTCAAG GCTAGTCTCTGGATAATCATTTTCAGTTACGTTGGCAATTACTTTTGGACGCATTATTTCTTTACAGTTTTGGGAGCTTCTTATACATTTCCATCATGGAAGATGAATGAT GTACCACACACAACGTTCCTTCTGACTCATGTATGCTTCCTGTTTTATCATGTCACTTCAAATATGACACTTCGTAGACTGCGGCATGCTATTGCTGATTTGCCAGATAAACTTCGGTGGGCTACTGAGGCAGCATGGATCTTGGCTCTTGCATATTTCATAGCATACCTGGAGACCCTGGCCATCTCTAAT TTTCCATACTACGAGTTTGTTGATCGGTCTTCCATGTACAAAGTTGGGTCCTTGTTTTATGCCATCTACTTCATCGTAAGCTTCCCAATGTTTTTGAG GATTGATGAGAAACCTGGTGACTTATGGGACTTACCGAGAGTGGCTGTAGATGCTCTGGGTGCAGCAATGCTGGTAACGATAATACTCGACTTGTGGCGCATCTTTCTTGGACCTATTGTTCCACTATCAGATACAAAACAGTGCCTTCAACCAGGACTGCCCTGGATTCATGCACATGCCAATGAAACTTAG